One stretch of Ornithinimicrobium ciconiae DNA includes these proteins:
- a CDS encoding RNA polymerase-binding protein RbpA, with protein sequence MVGTNSIRGSRVGSGPTGEAERGQVAPRIERSYWCSNGHESRPSFAVEGVADAPEFWDCPRCGMPAGQDKDNPPAAPKNEPYKTHLAYVKERRSDKAGADLLDEALSALRERRGTTDAP encoded by the coding sequence GTGGTCGGGACGAATTCCATCAGGGGTAGCAGGGTGGGCTCCGGCCCCACGGGTGAGGCCGAACGCGGCCAGGTTGCCCCGCGCATCGAGCGCTCCTACTGGTGCAGCAACGGGCACGAGAGCCGCCCCAGTTTTGCTGTGGAAGGCGTTGCCGACGCCCCGGAGTTCTGGGACTGTCCCCGCTGCGGCATGCCAGCGGGCCAGGACAAGGACAACCCGCCAGCGGCGCCCAAGAACGAGCCGTACAAGACCCACCTGGCCTATGTGAAGGAGCGTCGCTCCGACAAGGCCGGCGCCGACCTGCTCGACGAGGCGCTGAGCGCGCTGCGGGAGCGCCGCGGCACGACCGACGCCCCCTGA
- the secG gene encoding preprotein translocase subunit SecG, whose translation MDLVRIFLDVLLVLSSAFLVLLILMHKGRGGGLSDMFGGGMTSSLGGSTVAERNLTRITIAVSIIWAAAVVGIGLLIRFA comes from the coding sequence GTGGACTTGGTCCGGATCTTCCTTGACGTGCTGCTCGTGCTGAGCAGTGCGTTCCTGGTGCTGCTGATCCTGATGCACAAGGGCCGCGGTGGCGGCCTCTCCGACATGTTCGGTGGCGGCATGACGAGCAGCCTGGGTGGGTCGACGGTCGCCGAGCGCAACCTGACCAGGATCACCATCGCCGTGTCAATCATCTGGGCCGCTGCCGTCGTCGGAATCGGCCTGCTGATCCGCTTCGCCTGA